From a region of the Thermus caldilimi genome:
- a CDS encoding DNA methyltransferase, producing the protein MRRRAWLIYQEVLEAARRQGLAQGEEQEVARALLDLPREAFLAFAQAVGLQAKYLRYDLLPMAFLPKPLRQALAVGLPLREAHRLARALKRGKVSLEDLAHRPLEAWVGLGRNGEDLDPRAPVWLFPPETRKEALPQGVARALVGLYTERGELVVDPMAGYGTVVEAARALGRRAWGGDIDPKGPLVERADIRTLPERFQGEAALLVLHPPTFASWLASEGHREPPEERYAAYIEYLMELLRLSLEAVRPGGKLALVVRPRREVTRGERRAGRDFFLSPFERALAEVDPRLRPFRYHLAVSRDGREDWHLFVGEVEG; encoded by the coding sequence ATGAGGCGTAGGGCGTGGCTGATCTACCAAGAAGTTCTGGAGGCTGCTCGCCGGCAGGGGCTGGCCCAAGGGGAAGAGCAGGAGGTGGCCCGGGCTCTTCTGGACTTGCCCCGGGAGGCGTTCCTGGCCTTCGCCCAGGCGGTGGGTCTACAGGCCAAGTACCTCAGGTACGATCTCCTTCCCATGGCCTTCCTCCCAAAGCCCTTGCGGCAGGCCCTGGCGGTGGGCCTCCCCTTGCGCGAGGCCCACCGCCTGGCCCGGGCCCTGAAGCGGGGAAAGGTTTCCCTGGAGGACCTGGCTCACCGGCCCCTGGAGGCGTGGGTCGGCCTGGGAAGGAACGGGGAGGACCTGGATCCCAGGGCTCCCGTGTGGCTTTTCCCCCCAGAAACCCGGAAGGAGGCCTTGCCCCAGGGGGTAGCCCGGGCCCTGGTGGGCCTTTACACGGAAAGAGGGGAGCTGGTGGTGGACCCTATGGCCGGCTACGGCACGGTGGTGGAAGCCGCCAGGGCCCTGGGCCGCCGGGCCTGGGGCGGGGACATCGATCCCAAGGGACCCCTGGTGGAACGGGCGGACATCCGGACCCTTCCGGAGCGTTTCCAGGGCGAGGCCGCCCTCCTGGTCCTCCATCCGCCCACCTTTGCCTCCTGGCTGGCCTCGGAAGGACACCGGGAGCCTCCGGAAGAGCGGTATGCGGCCTACATCGAGTACCTGATGGAGCTCCTCCGCCTGAGCCTCGAGGCGGTGCGCCCCGGGGGGAAGCTCGCCCTGGTGGTGCGGCCGAGGAGGGAAGTAACCCGGGGAGAACGGCGAGCGGGCCGGGATTTCTTCCTCTCGCCCTTTGAGCGGGCCTTGGCCGAGGTGGACCCCAGGCTCCGACCCTTTCGCTACCACCTGGCGGTGAGCCGGGATGGGCGGGAGGACTGGCACCTCTTCGTGGGGGAGGTGGAAGGATGA
- the cbiB gene encoding adenosylcobinamide-phosphate synthase CbiB produces MSLILSLLLDALLGEPPSRIHPVVLMGRYLAWAWPRVRGFWSGAFFWGLGAFLFTFPALLLDLLLRPLAWGWVALGLLLKPLFSLRMLLEEVRGVEAALGEDLEEARARLSRIVSRPTKDLSPEEVREAALESLAENLSDSLLAPLLYYTLFGLAGAALYRYANTADAMWGYPQHGPRGTVAARADDLLNLLPSRIAGLLVCPPRLWPRLLTEAPKTPSPNAGFPMAALALRLGVRLRKRGAYALNEEAPSPTHESTRKALFLVATLGYGVGLVLGFLTWGPR; encoded by the coding sequence ATGAGCCTGATATTATCCCTCCTGCTAGACGCCCTCCTGGGCGAGCCTCCAAGCCGCATCCACCCTGTGGTCCTCATGGGCCGTTACCTGGCCTGGGCTTGGCCCAGGGTGCGGGGTTTCTGGTCCGGGGCCTTCTTCTGGGGCCTCGGGGCTTTCCTCTTCACCTTCCCCGCCCTCCTTCTGGACCTCCTCCTAAGGCCCCTGGCCTGGGGCTGGGTAGCCTTAGGGCTTCTCCTGAAGCCCCTTTTCAGCCTGCGGATGCTTCTGGAGGAGGTGAGGGGGGTGGAGGCTGCCTTGGGAGAAGATTTGGAGGAAGCCAGGGCAAGGCTCTCCCGCATCGTAAGCCGCCCCACCAAGGACCTCTCCCCAGAAGAGGTACGGGAAGCCGCCTTGGAAAGCCTGGCCGAGAACCTCTCGGATAGCCTCCTCGCCCCCCTCCTCTACTACACCCTTTTCGGCCTCGCAGGGGCAGCCCTGTACCGATATGCCAACACCGCCGATGCCATGTGGGGCTATCCCCAGCATGGCCCCCGGGGCACCGTGGCCGCCCGGGCCGACGACCTCCTTAACCTGCTTCCCTCCCGCATCGCCGGCCTCCTCGTTTGCCCCCCGAGGCTTTGGCCCCGGCTTCTAACGGAGGCCCCCAAAACCCCTTCCCCCAACGCCGGCTTCCCCATGGCTGCTTTAGCCTTAAGGCTCGGGGTCCGTTTGCGCAAACGGGGAGCGTACGCTTTAAACGAAGAAGCCCCCTCTCCTACCCACGAAAGCACCCGGAAGGCTTTGTTCCTGGTGGCTACATTAGGTTATGGAGTAGGTCTGGTTCTGGGGTTCCTCACATGGGGACCTCGCTGA
- a CDS encoding cupin domain-containing protein, with translation MKKLGRILWSAVFFLVVAQAQQLPPGPQALASNTFADAHRMQLVQFFLDFAPGAWTPLHTHGGVGFISVLEGTMTVKEAGKTTAYKAGETWIEHPGTAAEVGNATQAKARLFVSFLLPKGAALTLVVPTATAGQTLPPGPTTLYQNRFEEVNLPTQFDLVQVVLDFAPGTWTPEHTHGGLGYATVVEGSILVRAKGGEKTYRPGEGWVEIPGEYAVVGNPGSTRAVVAVTFLLPKGASLTITR, from the coding sequence ATGAAAAAGCTTGGCCGGATCCTTTGGAGTGCAGTTTTCTTCCTGGTGGTAGCCCAGGCACAACAGCTCCCACCAGGACCCCAGGCATTGGCTTCCAACACCTTTGCCGACGCCCACCGCATGCAGCTGGTACAGTTCTTCCTGGACTTCGCTCCCGGAGCCTGGACGCCCTTACACACCCACGGAGGTGTGGGCTTTATCAGCGTCCTGGAAGGCACCATGACCGTGAAGGAAGCGGGAAAGACCACCGCCTACAAGGCCGGGGAAACCTGGATCGAACACCCAGGAACTGCCGCCGAGGTGGGCAACGCCACCCAGGCCAAGGCCCGGCTCTTCGTTTCCTTTCTCCTACCCAAGGGAGCTGCCCTTACCCTTGTCGTGCCCACCGCCACCGCCGGGCAAACCCTTCCCCCCGGGCCAACCACCCTCTACCAGAACCGCTTTGAGGAAGTCAATCTTCCCACCCAGTTCGATCTGGTTCAGGTCGTGCTGGATTTCGCACCCGGAACCTGGACTCCCGAGCACACCCATGGCGGCCTGGGTTACGCCACCGTAGTGGAGGGTAGCATTCTGGTGCGAGCGAAGGGAGGGGAAAAAACCTACAGGCCGGGAGAGGGCTGGGTGGAAATCCCGGGGGAGTACGCCGTGGTGGGGAACCCGGGCTCCACCAGGGCGGTGGTTGCGGTGACCTTTCTACTCCCCAAGGGAGCTAGCCTCACCATAACCCGCTAG
- a CDS encoding OsmC family protein, with product MTAQNRLNGIDIDGLVATVQAIQADPNLARFRFRSHTDWVSGGNVKTRIQGFYGAGHEDTSRAAPFTLEGDEPSVLLGTDKGPNAVEVVLHALASCLAVGFIYNAAARGIQVDALEFDIEGDLDLQGFLGLSEKARPGYEGIRVRYRVKADASQEKLLELCDYVQKTSPVLDILRNPVPVKVSLEV from the coding sequence ATGACCGCGCAAAACCGGCTTAACGGCATCGACATCGACGGGCTTGTGGCCACGGTTCAGGCTATCCAGGCTGACCCTAACCTGGCCCGCTTCCGCTTCCGCTCGCACACCGACTGGGTTTCAGGGGGCAACGTCAAGACCCGCATCCAGGGGTTCTATGGAGCAGGGCATGAGGACACCTCGAGGGCCGCTCCCTTCACCCTCGAGGGCGACGAGCCCTCCGTCCTGCTTGGAACCGACAAGGGCCCGAATGCGGTGGAGGTGGTGCTGCATGCTCTGGCCTCCTGCCTGGCAGTGGGCTTCATCTACAACGCCGCCGCCAGGGGAATCCAGGTGGATGCCCTGGAGTTCGATATTGAGGGCGACTTGGACCTCCAGGGCTTTTTGGGACTCTCCGAAAAGGCACGCCCCGGCTACGAGGGCATCAGGGTGCGCTATCGGGTCAAGGCGGATGCCTCCCAGGAGAAGCTCCTGGAGCTGTGCGACTACGTGCAGAAGACCTCACCGGTGCTGGATATCCTTCGCAACCCGGTGCCAGTCAAGGTGAGCCTCGAGGTTTGA